A part of Eubacterium sp. AB3007 genomic DNA contains:
- a CDS encoding 2-hydroxyacyl-CoA dehydratase: MSKLGIDIGSTTVKLVVLDDENKVQYSRYERHMSNVFEKVEELIKDMYQELGDISLRPVITGSGGLSLAKLIDVRFEQEVISCSRAVEALIPETDVAIELGGEDAKITFYGATVEQRMNGTCAGGTGAFIDQMAILLNTDAAGLNEAAKDYKVIYPIAARCGVFAKTDIQPLINDGADKADLAASIFQAVVNQTISGLACGHPIKGKVAFLGGPLSFLSELRKRFIETLELPDEDVIFPEDSKFFVAIGAAMLAEKQAEVTLAEIVKRMDEADKEQLSESKHIEPLFRDLHEYRDFKARHDKAKIKRRDLSKATGRVYLGIDAGSTTTKATLIDEEKNLLYSFYRSNEGNPIEAVRSMLYELYDQLPNTAYIANVCATGYGENLIKAAFKADMGEIETMAHYKAAEEFLPGVDFILDIGGQDMKCMKIKDGAIYNIMLNEACSSGCGSFLETYAKSVNMDTKAFAKEALLAENPVDLGTRCTVFMNSKVKQAQKEGATIGDISAGLSYSVIKNALYKVIKLRNTDETGNKIVVQGGTFMNNAVLRSIEQIIGKEVVRPDIAGLMGAYGCALIARNHYVKGTRSSILSREDLGRFSVEHVNGRCKRCENQCILTINKFSNGTRYITGNRCEKGAGGNLHENKIPNLYEYKVGRLFDYKPLPEEEATRGVVAIPRVLNMYENYPFWFRFFTELGFRVELSPQSTKTIYNMGIDTISSDTACYPAKLVHGHIKWLVEHGFKMIFYPSLNYERAEDTKAPNHYNCPIVATYPEVIANNMDELMAQENVRFLHPFLPYDNDLKLAKELAVHLESYHIDYQEIRRAVKMAREEQITFKNDVKKQGEYALKYAEDHNKKVIVLAGRPYHLDPEINHGIDKMINSFDLVVVTEDSIAHKVELARPIRVLDQWVYHSRLYKAATFAGTRDDVELVQLNSFGCGLDAVTTDQVEEICNRNNKMYTVLKIDEVSNLGAARIRIRSLKAAMDERQKNHVELTTDNSPQERKIFTKEMRKDYTLLIPQMSPIHFNYLKEAMQACGYNAVLLPPVDTNSVDEGLKYINNDACYPTIVTLGQIISALKSGEYDLKKTAVFMSQTGGGCRASNYIALLRKALKDLGMEQIPVISFNIVGLEKNPGFKITPRMGMSLIIGCLYGDLMMRLLYATRPYEKEAGASQALMDSWYDRIVDNMLHYKRKVFEQNVTRIVQEFDAIERIPDKKPRVGVVGEILVKYHPNANNQIVDTIEAEGGEAVVLDLIDFFLYGMENKKFNYEHLSGSWVSWRANQAAIRVIEHLRKPMRKALRASRHFTEPAHIWDTASKASEIISIGNQCGEGWLLTGEMAELIDSGVNNIVCLQPFACLPNHVTGKGMMKAIRKRNPKANIVAIDYDPGASDVNQLNRIKLMMSTAHKNMQ; this comes from the coding sequence ATGAGTAAATTGGGAATCGATATCGGTTCTACCACTGTCAAACTGGTGGTGTTGGACGATGAAAACAAAGTACAATACTCCAGATACGAACGGCACATGTCCAACGTCTTTGAAAAGGTGGAAGAGCTTATCAAGGACATGTATCAGGAATTGGGCGATATCAGTCTGCGCCCTGTGATTACAGGGTCCGGTGGGTTGTCTCTAGCCAAACTCATCGATGTCCGGTTCGAGCAGGAGGTCATTTCCTGCAGCCGGGCTGTGGAAGCGTTGATTCCTGAAACTGATGTGGCCATCGAACTGGGTGGAGAGGATGCCAAGATCACCTTTTACGGGGCGACTGTAGAACAGCGGATGAACGGCACCTGTGCAGGAGGGACCGGCGCCTTTATCGACCAGATGGCGATCCTGCTGAATACTGATGCAGCCGGGCTGAATGAGGCGGCGAAGGACTATAAGGTCATCTATCCCATCGCCGCACGGTGTGGTGTATTCGCCAAAACTGACATCCAGCCCTTGATCAACGATGGTGCAGACAAAGCCGACCTTGCTGCTTCGATTTTCCAGGCGGTGGTCAACCAGACCATCAGCGGACTGGCCTGCGGCCATCCCATCAAAGGGAAGGTGGCCTTCCTGGGTGGCCCGCTGTCCTTCCTCTCTGAACTCAGGAAACGGTTTATCGAGACATTGGAATTACCGGATGAGGACGTGATTTTTCCGGAGGATTCCAAGTTTTTCGTGGCCATCGGTGCCGCCATGCTGGCAGAGAAGCAGGCAGAGGTCACACTTGCGGAGATCGTGAAACGTATGGACGAGGCAGACAAGGAACAATTGTCCGAGTCCAAACATATCGAACCGTTATTCCGCGATCTTCATGAATATAGGGACTTCAAGGCTCGCCACGACAAAGCAAAGATAAAGCGTAGAGATCTTTCCAAGGCAACCGGGCGCGTGTACCTGGGGATCGATGCCGGATCTACCACTACCAAAGCGACTTTGATCGATGAAGAGAAAAACCTGCTCTATTCGTTCTACAGGAGCAATGAGGGGAACCCCATCGAGGCAGTCCGTTCTATGCTATACGAGCTTTATGATCAGCTGCCGAATACAGCGTACATAGCGAACGTATGTGCCACCGGATATGGTGAGAATCTGATCAAGGCCGCATTCAAGGCGGACATGGGCGAGATCGAGACCATGGCGCACTATAAGGCAGCCGAAGAGTTTCTGCCCGGTGTGGATTTCATTCTGGACATCGGTGGCCAGGATATGAAGTGTATGAAGATCAAGGATGGCGCCATCTATAACATCATGCTGAATGAGGCTTGTTCCTCGGGCTGTGGATCCTTCCTGGAGACTTACGCCAAGTCGGTCAATATGGACACAAAAGCTTTTGCTAAGGAGGCACTGCTTGCGGAAAACCCTGTGGATCTGGGTACACGCTGTACGGTGTTCATGAATTCCAAGGTCAAGCAGGCGCAGAAGGAAGGTGCTACCATTGGTGACATTTCTGCAGGCCTTTCGTATTCCGTGATCAAGAATGCTTTGTACAAGGTCATCAAGCTCAGGAACACCGATGAGACCGGCAACAAGATCGTCGTTCAGGGGGGCACTTTCATGAACAACGCCGTGCTCCGGAGCATTGAACAGATCATAGGGAAGGAAGTAGTTCGCCCGGATATCGCTGGCCTGATGGGGGCTTACGGGTGCGCGCTGATCGCACGGAACCACTATGTGAAGGGAACACGATCTTCCATCCTCTCCAGAGAGGATCTGGGACGTTTCTCGGTGGAACATGTGAATGGACGGTGCAAACGTTGTGAGAACCAGTGCATCCTCACCATCAACAAGTTCAGCAATGGCACCAGGTACATCACTGGAAACCGATGTGAGAAGGGGGCCGGGGGCAATCTTCACGAGAACAAGATTCCAAACCTATACGAGTACAAGGTGGGGCGGCTGTTTGATTACAAGCCTCTTCCTGAAGAAGAAGCTACCCGTGGCGTGGTTGCTATCCCGAGGGTGCTTAACATGTACGAGAACTACCCGTTCTGGTTCCGCTTCTTTACGGAGCTGGGATTCCGGGTGGAGCTTTCACCTCAGAGCACAAAGACCATCTACAACATGGGCATCGACACCATTTCCTCCGATACCGCCTGTTATCCGGCCAAACTTGTGCACGGACATATCAAGTGGCTGGTGGAGCATGGATTCAAGATGATCTTCTATCCGAGCCTGAACTACGAGCGGGCAGAGGATACCAAGGCACCGAACCACTACAACTGCCCGATCGTGGCCACCTATCCGGAGGTCATCGCAAACAACATGGACGAGCTGATGGCCCAGGAGAACGTGCGATTTCTGCATCCCTTCCTGCCTTATGACAACGACCTGAAACTGGCGAAGGAATTGGCCGTGCATCTGGAATCTTATCACATCGACTATCAGGAGATCCGTCGAGCAGTGAAGATGGCGAGAGAAGAGCAGATCACCTTCAAGAACGATGTTAAAAAACAAGGTGAGTATGCGCTGAAGTACGCGGAGGATCACAACAAGAAGGTGATCGTTTTGGCAGGACGTCCCTACCACCTGGATCCGGAGATCAACCACGGCATCGACAAGATGATCAATTCCTTCGACCTCGTGGTGGTAACAGAGGACTCCATTGCGCACAAAGTCGAACTGGCCAGACCGATCCGTGTGCTGGACCAGTGGGTCTACCATTCCCGGCTCTATAAAGCAGCCACTTTTGCCGGAACCAGAGACGATGTGGAACTGGTACAGCTGAACTCCTTTGGCTGTGGTCTGGATGCGGTGACCACCGATCAGGTGGAGGAGATCTGCAACCGGAACAACAAGATGTACACTGTACTGAAGATCGATGAGGTGTCCAACCTGGGAGCGGCCAGGATCAGGATCCGTTCCCTGAAGGCGGCCATGGATGAGCGCCAGAAGAATCACGTGGAACTGACCACCGATAACAGTCCGCAGGAACGCAAGATCTTCACCAAAGAGATGCGTAAGGACTACACACTGCTGATTCCGCAGATGTCGCCAATCCACTTCAACTATCTGAAGGAAGCCATGCAGGCCTGCGGGTATAATGCAGTGTTGCTTCCTCCGGTAGATACCAACTCCGTTGATGAAGGCCTGAAGTACATAAACAACGACGCCTGCTATCCTACCATCGTGACACTTGGACAGATCATCTCCGCACTGAAGTCCGGGGAGTACGACCTGAAGAAAACAGCGGTATTTATGTCGCAGACCGGTGGTGGATGTCGAGCCAGTAACTATATCGCGCTGCTCCGGAAAGCCCTGAAGGATCTGGGGATGGAACAGATCCCGGTGATCTCCTTCAATATCGTTGGACTGGAGAAGAATCCAGGATTCAAGATCACACCGAGAATGGGGATGAGTCTGATCATCGGCTGTCTCTACGGAGACCTGATGATGCGTCTTCTCTACGCCACCAGACCATACGAGAAGGAGGCAGGGGCCAGCCAGGCGCTGATGGACAGCTGGTATGACCGTATCGTGGACAATATGCTCCACTATAAGCGGAAGGTATTCGAACAAAATGTGACCAGGATCGTCCAGGAGTTCGATGCCATCGAGCGCATTCCCGACAAAAAACCCCGAGTAGGTGTTGTGGGAGAGATTCTGGTGAAATACCATCCAAACGCCAACAACCAGATCGTGGATACCATCGAGGCAGAAGGCGGGGAAGCCGTGGTGCTGGATCTGATCGATTTCTTCCTCTATGGCATGGAAAACAAAAAATTCAACTACGAACATCTGTCTGGGTCTTGGGTGTCCTGGCGCGCCAACCAGGCCGCCATCCGTGTGATCGAACATCTGCGCAAACCAATGCGAAAGGCACTGCGCGCAAGCCGTCACTTTACAGAACCTGCTCACATCTGGGATACGGCCTCCAAGGCGTCGGAGATCATCTCCATAGGCAATCAGTGTGGAGAGGGATGGCTCCTTACCGGCGAAATGGCAGAGTTGATTGACAGTGGTGTAAACAATATCGTTTGCCTGCAGCCCTTCGCCTGCCTGCCGAACCACGTGACCGGAAAGGGCATGATGAAAGCCATACGGAAACGGAATCCGAAAGCGAATATCGTGGCCATTGACTACGATCCAGGCGCCAGCGATGTGAATCAGCTGAACCGTATCAAGCTGATGATGTCCACAGCACATAAGAACATGCAGTAA